The Fulvivirga maritima genome segment CCTGTAAAGGAACCTGAGCTTCAAATTCCATTTTGAAAGTGGCTTTTTCGCCAGGTAAAATAGGTTTGTTAAGTCGCACAGAAAGAATAGTACCTTCTACTTTATAAGTTACGTCTTTACCGTTTTGCTTTAATGATTTAATATGCTGGTATCCTATCTCCTCATCAGAGAGCTTAGAGATACGATCACCCACTCTTCTATCAGGATCTTCTATGTTTAGCGAGCGAACATCCATCATACTGCCGGGTTGGAAGGCATTGAAGTAAAGATGATAAAATACTTTAGTGAGTGTATCTGGAGAGTTATTATAGTAGGTTAGTTTTTGATCTCCGGTAAACTGGTTGGTTTCAACATTCATGTCAATGTCCATCTCATATTCTACCCGCTGCTGCCAGTAGGTAGTAGAGGCCGATTGACTTTTGCCTATCAGAGGGATAAGCAAAAAGATTAATGTCAGTTTTTTATACATGTGCATATAATCTGTTATTTGATTTAAGTTTCTAATTACCAAAGTAAACGATTGTGATGATTATTCAAATCAGAATTATAAGGGCGGTTGGTTATTCCAGCTCTTCTAATGTTTCTGATAGGTTTTCTTCTGTCGTTTTTAGTTTGCCTTTACATTCTTTTATAAGGCTGGCGGCGCGTTTCACTAACTCAGCCAGCTCGTCAACATCAGGCTCACCATTTTCAATTTTATCTACTATAGACTCTATTTCTTCTACAGCACTTTTATAACTAAGCTTTTTCTTCGCCATTTTTCTTTTTACTTGATTCTACTGTACTTGTAATAATATGATCACTACTTTCTGAAACAATAACATCACCCTTTTTCAAGGTTGTATTTTTAATGAGTTTGCCATTAACGGTAGTAATGGTGTAGCCCCGCTTGAGTACATGCTGAGGATCCAGAAATTTCATGGTATTGTCAGCGAGGTCTAGCTTCTTATGTTGTTGATGAAAATAGCTTTTTGTGGCTGATTTCACCTTATAAAGAAGGTTGTTCAGCGAATAGTTAGAAGAGGCTATTTTCTCTTTACTAATAGCCTTGACCTGGTAGCCCAGGCTGCTCAGTCGTTGGGTTTCCAGATTTATCTTTTGGTTTACAGAATGATACAATCTGGAAAAGTATTCATCTAACTGATCTTCAAAAGCCATAAGGCCGCTAATGAGAAATTCGGCCACTGCTGTAGGTGTTTTTAAGCGGCTATGAGCTACTAAGTCAGCAATGGTTTCATCTCTTTCATGACCGATACCCGTGAGTACAGGGATGGGGTACTGAGCTATATGTGCAGCCAGTTCATAGTCATCAAAGCAATCCAGGTCTACCTGGCTACCGCCCCCTCTGATGATGATGAGCACATCATAGTTTTCTATCTGGTCATGGGCCTGCATCATAGCATTAATAATGGAAGGAGCCGCTTTATCTCCTTGCATGATCGCTTTATAGAGTTTGATGTTAAATTTATAGCCCCTGGAGTTTTTCTCTATCTGGTCCATAAAGTCTCCAAAACCAGCGGCAGTAGGGGAGCTGATAATGGCTATTCGCTGTGGCACTGGCGGTAGCGTATGGCTTCTGTTCATGTCAAAAACGCCATCAGCCACCAAACGATCTATAATTTCTTTTCTTCGGCGTGCCCTTTCTCCCAAAGTGAAGTTAGCATCGATGTCTTTGATATTAACACTAAGGCCATATAGTTCATGAAACTGAACCGTTAAATTACAGAGTATTTTCAGGCCGGGTTGTAGTGCCTGGCCAGTCATGCCCTCAAACCAGGTGGAGAGGTTGCGGTAGGTGTATGACCAGATGGTGCCGCGAATTTTGGCCGTAACCCGTTCGTTTTCTTTATCTACCAATTCCAGGTAGCAGTGCCCGCTCTGGTTAGTGCGCATTTCCCCGATTTCGGCCACCACCCAGTAAGAAGGCTCTAGCTGGGAGTCTAAGGTGGTCTTTATCAGGTTATTTAATTCTTGTAGTGATAGGTGCTCCATAAAAAGGAGCACAAAATTATTTAATAATTATCAACATCTATAAGCTTTCATCAATAATGATGAACATAATCATGGTAAAAAGCTCTGATTATATCTCTCTGAGGCTTTCTATGATACCGGCATTTTTGCCTTTGTACCTTACCACAAGCAGCGGTTGATTCATTTTTTCATTAACCATTTGCTCTGCCAGGCTACCTAAAAACAGGGCAGCAGCAGCGGTTCTTCCTTTTGCGCCTATTATTACAAATCCTACCTTTTCAGAATCAGCCAAATCATAAATATCACTGGCCAGGTTATCATTAGTATCTAATGCGTACTCATCACGAACCGTAAGGCCTCTTTTATCTATTTTTTTAATGAATTTCTGGAAGTTATCCTGAGCATTCTTTTTCATTATCTCACCAAACTCCTCAAAAGTTTTGCCTGTATAATGATAGCCGGCAGGTACAGCATAAACGTTCTGGCAAATGATTTCACTAGGCACACCAGTTCTAATAGCGAAGTCAATGGTTTGATCGACCGCTAGCTTGGCATAGTTAGAAAAGTCAATAGGCACTAAAAGCTTATCTACATTAGGAACGGCATTATCCGGTACTATAAGCAGGTTGCAGTTAGCTCTTCTGGCCAGCCTTAGGGTAGTAACTCCCGTAGTCTCGTGAGATTTTTTCTGCCCTACAATAATCAGGTCTGTCTGACTCTTATGAGCAATTTCCAGAATAGCTGGGGCTTGCCCTTTTTTAACCTGGAAGATGATTTTAACTTTTTTCTCAGCGTGGAAGTGTTCCTTTACCACCGCTTTCATCTTCTCTTTTCTGTCTTTAAGGGCATTTTCTTCCAGATCAGGAAATTCCTTGCGTACGCTGGAAGGGATGTTAAGACGCTTAACCATATTCACAAAAGTGATCTTCTCGGCAGAAGTATGATCAGCCATGAAAGATGCAAACCTTACAAGTGTTGCATCCATTTCACTGGTATCTAGCCCTACAAGTACATTTTTAAATGGTTCCATAAATTAATATATGTTTTGACCCATGCAAAATTATCTAATTGCAATCATTTAGAAACTTAAATAAAACTTAATTATTTGAAATTTCTAACTAATTCGTCCGCAATTAGTTCTACGCTTTCTTTTGAATGGGTAGGAAAATTAGCAATTCTTATATGTTCTTTTTTAAATTTACCATAACCACTGCCTAACACTATTCCTTTTTGATTCAATAAGTTAATCACTTCACTGCTGTCGCATTTGGTTTCTGCTACCAGCGTGGTTTTAGATCGGTATTTTTCTTCTTTTATGAAAGGGCTTAGCTGGCTGCACTCTTCAAATGCCTGATACAGCACCGCCGCTTTATATTCAGTCTCTCTTCTTATTTGCTCTATGCCTTTGGTAAGCATGTCACCGGCTACTTTGCCTAGCAGGTAAATTCCTAAAACGTTAGGTGTTTCAGAAGTTTGATTTTTAACGGACTTCTCTAGCATGGAAGGTAGGCTGTGGTAAGAACCAATGATTTTATTCTCATTCATTTTCTCTTCAGCCTTAGCTATACATTTTTCATTCACAATCCATACGCCAAGACCAGCAGGCAGACCGAAGCATTTTTGCACTGAAAAATAGGCGGTATCTACTAAGCTATAGTCAACTGGTATATACGGAGCAGAAGAAACTACGTCTAGCGCTATGATTTGCTTTTCAAAAGCACTTCTGATCTGTTTGATGTCATCAAGGGGTTGAGCAGCTCCGGTGCTGGTCTCATTTTGGGTCATAGCTATTAGCTCAGTGCTTTCTGGTATGAGCACTTCTTCAGGCTTTACTACCTGCCCTTCGTCTACCTTTTTAGCTAAAGCATTAATTTGGTAGTTCTCAGCTATCTCATGAAAACGACTGGAAAATGATCCGTTTACAAAGTGAAAAGACTCCTTAGAAACGAGGTTCTGGATAGTCCTTTCCCATATTTCAGTGGCTGATCCGGTAAACAGCACATGGTATCCTTCTGGCAGCTGTAGCAGCTGTTTAATATTTTCTACTGCAGCCTGGTGTATGCTTTCATACGCCTTGCTTCTGTGTGATAGGGAGGGAACGCTTTCATTCAAAGCATTTTTAATATGTTCTTCAGCGGTGAAGTATAGCTGAGAAGGTCCCGGAGTGAAATATATTTTTTTCATTTTTTAACGCGCATTTAGGTTGCTGCCAAAATTAATTAACATAATTCATATTGAAATAATATAGATCACATTAATCGTAATAGTATCGTAATCAGCTAGTGAAGATGGAGTAATGTTTGGATTTTAGATTTGTATTGTATGGGTTTAAACAAAGATACCCTGTTGTTTAGGTTGAATATCTTCAGGGTATCTTTTTACTAAATTTTTATGAAAGAGATATCTAAACGCCCCGTAGATGTAGTAGTGATCTCAGATGTTCATTTGGGAACTTATGGTTGTCATGCAGAGGATCTGCTGCGCTATCTTAAAACTATAAAGCCCAAAAAGCTGATCCTTAATGGTGATATTATAGACATATGGCAGTTTAGTAAGCGCTATTGGCCTAGCTCGCATATGCAAATAGTAAAGCACATTACCGGCTTGCTTAGCAAAGGAACGGAAGTAGTGTACGTCACTGGTAATCATGATGAGATGCTCCGCAAGTTTGTAGGCTTTAAGCTAGGTAAGTTTAAAATTGTGAATAAGATAGTGCTGCGGCAAGGAGGGAAAAGAACCTGGATTTTTCATGGAGATGTTTTTGACATTACCATGCAGCATTCTAAATGGCTCGCTAAGCTTGGAGCAGTAGGATATGACTCTCTTATTCTGTTGAACACATTGGTAAATTTCATTTCTAAAAGTCTTGGAAAAGGCAAGATATCTCTGAGCAAGAGGATAAAAGATAGTGTAAAAAGTGCAGTGAAATTTATTGATGATTTTGAAGGTACAGCCGCAGATATAGCCATCAGTAATCAATATGACTATGTGATTTGCGGCCATATTCATCACCCACAAATGCGAGAGGTAATAACCGACAAGGGAGCTGTAACTTATTTGAATTCAGGAGACTGGGTGGAGAATTTTACGGCCCTGGAGTATAATGATCATCAATGGAGCCTTTATCAGTTTTTAGATGATGCTGTAGCCCGCGCAGTGGTGCTCAATAAGAAGGAGCGCAAAAAGGAACTCAATAACAATGACATATTTCAGACTATGGTCACCGAATTTTTAACAGTAAAAGTATGAAGATTCTATATGCAATACAGGGCACCGGAAATGGTCATATTAGCCGGGCTATGGATGTAGGGCCAGCCTTAGAAAAACATGGTGAAGTAGACTATCTGGTTAGTGGAGCTCAAGTAGAAATTAATCTTTCTCAAGAACTCAAATACAGGTCGCCGGGCATGAGCTTTTACTTTGGTAAACGTGGGGGCATCAACCTGAGTAAGACTTTTATGAAGAACTCAAGCATTCGATTTTATAAAGAAATCAATGATTTTCCTATAGATCAATATGATTTGGTAGTGAATGACTTTGAGCCTATCACGGCTTGGGCTGCTCGTAAGCGAGGCCGCAGAACGGTGGGACTCAGTCATCAGGGAGCATTGCTGTCAGACAAATGCCCCAAGCCAGTGTCAAGAGACATAGTAGGCAAGATGATATTGAAAAATTATGCTCCGGTTTCTCATAACTATGGTTTTCATTTCGATGCTTTTGATGCCGATATCTATACACCCGTAGTAAGAAGTTGCATTAGGAATGTAAAGCCAACAAACAAAGGCCATTATACAGTCTATTTGCCAGCCTATTCTGATGAAAAAATCATAAAAGTGCTTTCTAAGGTGAAAGGCATACAATGGCAGGTGTTTTCTAAACATTCATCAAAAGCCTACCAGCAAGGGAATATCAGCATTATGCCCATTAATAATGAGCAGTTTATCAATAGCATCACTTCATCTACAGGTGTGCTGTGCGGAGCTGGTTTTGAAACTCCGGCAGAGACCTTGTTTCTGGGTAAAAAGCTAATGGTAATACCCATGGAAGGGCAATACGAGCAACATTGTAATGCTGCCGCTTTAAAAGAACTTGGCATACCGGTAATGAAAAAACTAAAAGCGAAAAAAGTGCATAAAATAGAAGAGTGGGTGCAGTCTGGCGTGGTGTTACAAATGGATTATCCGGATGAGACGGAGGGAATAGTGAAGAGAATAATAGAAAAAGAAACGGGGTATGACAGATAAAAGCCAACACAAGATATTACTTGTGGATGATGATAAAGATATTCTTGACTTATTAAAGTACAACTTGCAAAAAGAAGGGTATGAAGTAGAAGTGGAGAAAAAAAGCACTAAATCAATAGAAACAGCTACCAAATTTCATCCTGATTTAATAGTGCTGGATATTATGATGCCTAAAGTCAATGGTATTGAAATATGCCGCCAGTTAAGAGAAATTCCCGATTTTAAAAGCACCTATATTTTCTTTCTTACGGCCAAAGGCGATAAAATACTTCAGACCCAGGCCCTGGATACGGGCGGAGATGATTATATAGAAAAAATAACCGGTCTTAGGGCATTGACGCATAAAATAAGTACTGTACTTAAAAATAACCTGGTAATAAGAAAGAGCATCAAAGAAATTACTTATGGAGATTTTAGAATAGAAAGGGCCTCTAATAAAGTGTATTTTAATAATAAAGTAGTAGAGTTGCCTCGTTATGAGTTTGAGTTACTATACTTTTTTGCTCAAAATCCTCACAAAGCAATCACTCAAGACAGTTTGTTGAATAATATCTGGGGTTCTGATATATACATTTTCTCTAAGTCGGTAGATACTTATATCTCTAGCATTGCTAAAAAACTGGGTAAAAAGTTTATCGCTAAAGTGAGTGAAAATCAGTATAAATTTGAGCTTAGCTAAAGGCGCTATCATGTTTCCTGTATTGCAAAAGGAGGTCTTTACTATTGTCGGCTGGCTCCAGGCCTTGCATGCTTAATAGCTTTTTAGCTGCTTCCCGTATCGGTATGTTTGAGTGGTAATGATCTCTGGCAAAATGCACGTATTTTAATACCATAAAGCCATCAAACCACTGATAAAACTGTTTTAGAAAGGTCTCATCAGAAGCGGCATTTTTGTTTATTCTAGCTAGATTTTTAGTAAATTCTTTTTCATACAAAAATGCCTTGATAGAGGCAGGAAATGACTCAATAATAGCCTCAATATTGCTATTGTTAAAAAAGCCGGGAACATGATATATGAAGCCTTTTAACTCCTCGAAAATCTGAGGATGATAGGTATCCAGATTTTTGCTTTTTAGCCACTCATTTACCGCCTTACCGGTGCCAAAGGGCACTCGGTCAGATTTCCTGGGTGAGGGAATGACCTTAGTATTGTTGATCTCTCCAAATTGCCCTAGTGGAATGATTTTATGAAGAAAATAAAAGTCTTCTCCTGCTTTTCTTTTGTTCATTCCGCCTTGCTTTTGGTAGGCATTACTTCTTACAGCCATGCTGGAGCCAATGGTTTCATAGGCATACGGAAAACCAGCATATCTTAGTCCATTGACATAATATCGAAGAAAGAGCTCATAGTCAATAATGGCTTCATAGATCTCATCCGGGTAGTATCCCTCGAGTGGATGTTCGAAATAGATAGATGCTCCAGGACATTTCGGGTGATCTTGGAAATAAGCTATTACGCTTTGTAAATAGTTGCTGTCACAGCGGCTATCTGCGTCATAGCATATGATTATTCCATCGGGCTTGCTGATGCTTTCAAAGCGCCTGACAGCCTCATCCATGGCTATTTTACGAGCCAAACCTACGCCAGCATGCTTAGGCTTTAAATCATTAATATAGAGTGGAAATACTTTAAAAGCAGGCTCTGAATGAGTTTTTGCCCATAACAGAGCCTCTTCAAAGGCTTTGGTATTTATTGATGTAATGTCGTTAGTAGCATTGTTGGCTTCGTTAATTAAGATAATCACCTCAATGCTCAAACCTTCACGCTCACAGTTTTTTAATGATTCCAGGCTTTCAATAAGATTTTCTTCCTTGAAGCAGGGTATGGTTACTATAGCATCTAATTCTGCAGCAACCGGTTCATTAATAAGTGTTTCAGGATATGCGTAGCGCGATAAATACAGGTTCTTCATCAAGGAGCCAGCCTGTTTATTTGCCATCCGTCACCCTTTTGAGTGTATATAATTCTATCGTGCAGTCTGCTTGGTCTGCCTTGCCAGAACTCAATTAAAAAAGGCTCTACCAGGTATCCGCCCCATTGCTTAGGCTTGGGGAGCACTTCAGCATCCTTGTATTTTTCGGTCAGTTTTTTTTCTCTCTCTTCCAGTACCTCTCGTCCGGCTATCACCGTGCTTTGGGGTGATGTCCAGGCGCCTATCTGGCTGCCTTTTGGTCTGCTTTGAAAGTATTCGGTAGATTCTTCTTCACTTAGTTTGGAGGCCATGCCTTGTACGCGTACTTGTCTTTCCAGGTCTGGCCAGAAAAAGTTCAGTGCTACTGCAGGGTTGTTAGCCAGCTCTTTGCCTTTAGAGCTTTGGTAATTAGTATAAAAGCTAAAACCTTTTTCAGAAACCCCTTTTAAAAGGATAACTCGCGACGAAGGAAAGCCTTGTTCACCAATAGTGGCTACATTCATAGCAGTAGCTTCTTTGATGTCGCATTCAATAGCTTCATTGAGCCATTTTTCAAACTGTTTGATAGGATGAGCAAGCAAATCCTGTTCATCTAATGCCTTTAAGGCATAATCTTTACGTATATCGGCAATATTTTTATCCATAACCTTCTATTTTAGCCCAAATTTAAAATCTTTGTTAATTTAAAGACCATCAAATTTTAATAAATAAACGAATAACGTATATTATAAATGAAATTAAGTATAGAATTGGCCTGCGAAAGCAGTCAGGAGTGGGTAGATACGGTAATGTCAGATTTCGATTCTTTCTTACAGGATCATGCTAATTGTGAAAGGAAGGCCTCTGCTATGGCTATGAGTTTTGTGGCTAAATATCCGGATCGTTTAGAGATTATTCCTGAGTTAATAGAAACAGGTATTGAAGAATTAGAACATTTTCAGTCCGTTTATAATATCATGCAGGAGCGGGGCGTGGTTTTACCGCCAGAAATGGGGCAGGATAAATATGTGAAGCAGTTGATAGATCACTGCCATACTGATGTTGAAAGAAGGTTTTTGGATAGATTGCTACTTGCTTCCATTATAGAATGCCGTGGTGCTGAGCGTTTTAGACTGGTTTATGAAGCCTTGCCCGAAGGAGATCTAAAAACATTTTACCATAATCTTTGGGCCTCAGAAGCCAAGCATGGGAATATTTTCGTAAAAATGGCCTTGATTTATTTTGATAAAGATCATACTTATAAGAGATTAGAAGAACTAAATTCAATAGAGGCAAAGGTCTTACAGGCTTTACCATTAAAACCCGCTTTGCACTAAATGGAATATTTCAAGTACAAAAATAATTTTCAGCCTGAGAAGGGAAGTCTGCTTATTTCAGAACCATTTCTACCAGATCCTAACTTTGAACGCACAGTAGTTTTACTTTGCGAACATAACGAAGAAGGGTCATTTGGCTTTGTTTTGAATAAGCCATCTACAGTTTTATTAGATGAAATCATGGAAGATGTTAATGACTTCAGCGAAAAGGTTTATATTGGCGGACCCGTTCAGCAGGACACGCTGCATTTTGTACATAGAGAAGAAAATATAGAAGGCGGGGTACCCATAGCTGAGGGCCTTTACTGGGGCGGTAATTTTGAGCAATTGCTCAGTATGATCAACACTAAACAAGTATCGGGAAATGATTTTCGTTTTTTCGTAGGCTATTCTGGCTGGTCCGAAGGTCAACTGAAGAATGAGTTAGATGCCGATTCATGGATAGTGGCTAATTATGCTAATGAGCAACTGGTGTTCAATACCCCCGAAGATGAGCTGTGGAAAGTGGTGTTAAAAGAGCTGGGTGGCAGGTTTAATGTCTACTCAAATTATCCCACAGACCCACGCTTAAATTGAATGATTTTGTTATTTTTACGGTTATACAGTTCGAAAACTGCAAAACATGGATAAAGAGAAGGACATCAAGGAAGTAGATAATACTACTAACACTGATCAGGAGCAAAACGAAAACAAAGACGTTAGCACTGAGCAGGAACAAGCCGGACAACAAGAGCCGGATATGGAGAATAGTGTTTCTGATGAAGCCAATTCGGAAAGCACTGAAACATCTGACAGCGAGTCTACAGAAGAAGCTGCAACTACCGACCAGCCACAAGCACGGCAGGGAGAGCAGCTTAACTCAGAGGAAGATCTTGCTGAGAAAGATCATGATGATGATCACGACGATGATCATGATGATGAAGACTACAGCAACTATTCCAAAGAGGAATTAGTAGAGCTCATTAAGTCGTTAGCCAAGGGCGATAACCTACAGAAAGCTGATAGGGTAGCCAAAGAAATAAAGCCTTTATATGATGAATTAAGAAATCATGAAAGACAAGGGGCCTTAGATAAGTTTGTGGCAGATGGGGGAGAAGAGGCCGATTTTGACTATAAACCTACAGAACTTGATAACCGCTTTGATGCTAATTATAAGCTGATACGTGATAGAAGACAACAAGACCTGAAATCACGTGAGCAACAAAAAGAGAGTAACCTTAAGAGAAAACAAGATATTTTAGAAAAACTCAGAGAGTTTGTAGACTCAGAAGAGACTAATATCAGTTTTGAGGCTTTTAAAGAACTACAAAATGAGTGGAAAGATATAGGGCCGGTTCCTGGTGCTTATGCTAAAACATTATGGGCTAACTATAATGCACTTATTGATAGGTTCTATGATAACAGAAGCATCTATTTTGAGCTTAAAGAGCTTGATAGAAGGAAAAACCTCGACTCTAAAATTGAACTTTGCGAGCGCGCAGAGAAACTCATAGAGTTCGAAAACCTTAAAGATGCTATTAAAGAGCTTAATGAGCTTCACCATGAGTTTAAGCACATAGGCCCTGTACCTAAAGAAGAGCAGGAAGCGCTATGGCAGAGATTCAAAGGAGCCTCAGATGCTATTTATGCCAGAAGGAAGGAATTTGTAGATCAGCTTAAGGTTGAACTCGAAGAGAACCTTGTGGTAAAAGCCAAGCTTGCTGATGAAGTGCAGGAATTTGCTCACTTTGATTCTGATAGGATCAAAGAATGGAATGCCAAGACTAAAGACATCCTTGAAATCCAGAAAAGGTGGGAAGCTACAGGTGGACTACCGAGAGCTAAAGCTAAAGAGGTAAACAAAAAATTCTGGGGAACCTTTAAAACCTTCTTTAATAATAAGAGCGCTTTCTTTAAGAGACTAGATGCTCAGAGAGAAGGTAATTTAGAGAAGAAAAGAGAGCTGATCACCAAGGCACAAGAGCTTAAAGAAAGTGCTGACTGGCAAAAAACAGCAGATCAGTTTAAACAACTGCAGAAAGACTGGAAAGAGATAGGTCCTGTGCCTGAAAAGTACAGAGAATCTGTATATAAAGAGTTTAAAGAAGCTGCAGATCATTTCTTTGAGAGAAAAAGATCTAACAATAGTGAAGTAGAAAAAGGATATGAAGATAACCTGAAGCAAAAAGAAGAAATCTGTAATAAGATTGAAGCTTTAGCTGAAGGTGATACTGAAGATCTGGATAAACTCAGAGACTTGCAAGATCAGTATATGGAGATTGGTTTTGTGCCTCGTAAGAGTATCACTAAGATCAAAAATAGATATGCAGAAGTGGTAGATAAATTCCTGAATAGTATTGAAGGGCTTTCTAAAGAAGAAAAAACCGAAATCAAGCTGGAAAATCAGGTGAATAAACTACTTCATAGCCCTAATGCAGATCAGAAGCTTTACAGAAAAGAACAAGCATTGCGTAAGCAGATAGGCAAGATAGAGAACGACATAGCGGTTTGGAAAAACAACTTGGAATTCTTTGCCTCATCCAAAACAGCTGATAAGCTGAAAGATGAATTTAATGCTAAAATTAAGGCGGCTACCGATGAGCTTAAAGTACTTAAAAAAGAGCTCAGAATGGTTAGAACGGCCAACTGATAAAAAAGGTGTAAAATTTTCCCGTCAAGTGTTTGCAGTTAAAATCAGTTGCATTACATTTGCACTCCATTAAACAAAAGGGCAGTTCATAAAAGATGATTAAAGCCAGATTTGATGGGAAGATTAAGGCCTCCATAGCTCAGCTGGCCAGAGCAACTGACTTGTAATCAGTAGGTCGTTGGTTCGAATCCGACTGGGGGCTCAATGAAAAGCCACTTATAACATTTGTTGTAAGTGGCTTTTTTATTTATGATACAGTTCTGCAGGTTGGAATCTAATCTTTATATTCCATCGCTTATGCTTCTTACTTTTTTGAAGTCGATCAAAAAAGTAACAAAAGACTCTTTCTTGCTGTAAGGTCTTCCGCTCACTGATACATTTCATAGCCATGAACTGCCACAAAGGACTTGAGAAAAGCCTATTTTTTATCACTAGTGTCCGACTAAACTCTGGTCTAAGAAATTTTAGCGATTCTAAGCAAAAATAAAGTGGTTTTCTTCTAATCTGGAAAAGTGAGCCCTCTATGGACTAAATAAAGGGTATTGATTGGTTTTATATATTGTTTTTTGAAGTTCTAGGTCTGGATTGTTTAGAAAGCGGGTAAGGTGAACATAGGCCATCAAGTGAAACCTTACCAATGAGACCATATTAGAGAAGGCCCATCTTTTTTTGATCTGTTTTCGGACTACTTCCATCAATAATAGACAGATCAGGGCACTCCAAATTTGGATCTCAATAGCATTTTGGTTGTCCCCCAGAAAATATTTGAGAGGAAAGTTCTGCTTCAGCTTTTTAAATAAAAGCTCTATCTGCCATCGGTATTTATAAATGGCCGCTATTGTGGCTGCTTCCAACTCCATATTATTGGTCATAAACACTAATAATTTATTATTGAGGTCATCATAATAGGCTATTCTTCTATTTTGAAGCTCTTGCACTTGTCCATCAGTCTTGAAACTGATAACAACTTTTTCATCCTTAAGTACACAAAAGTCTTTATCTTCAGGCAATTCTAGCTCATCTATTGATTGATATCTGGCATTTTCCTTCATTCTGGTAATGTAAAATATCCCTTGATGACTCCACTGTGCGTATTGTCTATAATCGATATACCCTTTATCCATCACCACATAGGATCCTTCTGGGAGTTGTAATTGCTTTAAAAATGTATGATCATGCTGACTTCCCTTGGTCAACCGTACTAAACATGGCATTAATTCTGCCGCATGAATCATTACATGAGCTTTAATGCCTCCCTTGCTTTTGCCATCTTTTCTAGGGCGTCCTGCTACCTTGAGAATATCTTTAAACAGACTAATAATCGTTGAATCAACAATATAAAGTTTATTGAGAACTTCCATTCTCAAGCGGCTGTCCGGCAAAAGGTGCCGATACTTTTTAAACAATTTCATGTAAATGTCTGCAAAGACTATACTACTGCGTTTTTTGTTGCTATCTGATAAAGTGGAACGTCTGGGTATAAATTGAATACCTAAGTGGATCAGCTTGTTTTGGCAGGCCAAAAGCCCCGTAGTAAGCTCTCTGAGAGCACTTGCCCCACTGAAACAGCAGTATAACATGCTTACTAGGTGATGCCAAGTATTCAATTTCTTGTAATATCTGTCAGATTGGTATTTTGATAT includes the following:
- the xseB gene encoding exodeoxyribonuclease VII small subunit, translating into MAKKKLSYKSAVEEIESIVDKIENGEPDVDELAELVKRAASLIKECKGKLKTTEENLSETLEELE
- the xseA gene encoding exodeoxyribonuclease VII large subunit, with product MEHLSLQELNNLIKTTLDSQLEPSYWVVAEIGEMRTNQSGHCYLELVDKENERVTAKIRGTIWSYTYRNLSTWFEGMTGQALQPGLKILCNLTVQFHELYGLSVNIKDIDANFTLGERARRRKEIIDRLVADGVFDMNRSHTLPPVPQRIAIISSPTAAGFGDFMDQIEKNSRGYKFNIKLYKAIMQGDKAAPSIINAMMQAHDQIENYDVLIIIRGGGSQVDLDCFDDYELAAHIAQYPIPVLTGIGHERDETIADLVAHSRLKTPTAVAEFLISGLMAFEDQLDEYFSRLYHSVNQKINLETQRLSSLGYQVKAISKEKIASSNYSLNNLLYKVKSATKSYFHQQHKKLDLADNTMKFLDPQHVLKRGYTITTVNGKLIKNTTLKKGDVIVSESSDHIITSTVESSKKKNGEEKA
- a CDS encoding universal stress protein, with the protein product MEPFKNVLVGLDTSEMDATLVRFASFMADHTSAEKITFVNMVKRLNIPSSVRKEFPDLEENALKDRKEKMKAVVKEHFHAEKKVKIIFQVKKGQAPAILEIAHKSQTDLIIVGQKKSHETTGVTTLRLARRANCNLLIVPDNAVPNVDKLLVPIDFSNYAKLAVDQTIDFAIRTGVPSEIICQNVYAVPAGYHYTGKTFEEFGEIMKKNAQDNFQKFIKKIDKRGLTVRDEYALDTNDNLASDIYDLADSEKVGFVIIGAKGRTAAAALFLGSLAEQMVNEKMNQPLLVVRYKGKNAGIIESLREI
- a CDS encoding aminotransferase class V-fold PLP-dependent enzyme — its product is MKKIYFTPGPSQLYFTAEEHIKNALNESVPSLSHRSKAYESIHQAAVENIKQLLQLPEGYHVLFTGSATEIWERTIQNLVSKESFHFVNGSFSSRFHEIAENYQINALAKKVDEGQVVKPEEVLIPESTELIAMTQNETSTGAAQPLDDIKQIRSAFEKQIIALDVVSSAPYIPVDYSLVDTAYFSVQKCFGLPAGLGVWIVNEKCIAKAEEKMNENKIIGSYHSLPSMLEKSVKNQTSETPNVLGIYLLGKVAGDMLTKGIEQIRRETEYKAAVLYQAFEECSQLSPFIKEEKYRSKTTLVAETKCDSSEVINLLNQKGIVLGSGYGKFKKEHIRIANFPTHSKESVELIADELVRNFK
- a CDS encoding UDP-2,3-diacylglucosamine diphosphatase, producing MKEISKRPVDVVVISDVHLGTYGCHAEDLLRYLKTIKPKKLILNGDIIDIWQFSKRYWPSSHMQIVKHITGLLSKGTEVVYVTGNHDEMLRKFVGFKLGKFKIVNKIVLRQGGKRTWIFHGDVFDITMQHSKWLAKLGAVGYDSLILLNTLVNFISKSLGKGKISLSKRIKDSVKSAVKFIDDFEGTAADIAISNQYDYVICGHIHHPQMREVITDKGAVTYLNSGDWVENFTALEYNDHQWSLYQFLDDAVARAVVLNKKERKKELNNNDIFQTMVTEFLTVKV
- a CDS encoding glycosyltransferase family protein, with amino-acid sequence MKILYAIQGTGNGHISRAMDVGPALEKHGEVDYLVSGAQVEINLSQELKYRSPGMSFYFGKRGGINLSKTFMKNSSIRFYKEINDFPIDQYDLVVNDFEPITAWAARKRGRRTVGLSHQGALLSDKCPKPVSRDIVGKMILKNYAPVSHNYGFHFDAFDADIYTPVVRSCIRNVKPTNKGHYTVYLPAYSDEKIIKVLSKVKGIQWQVFSKHSSKAYQQGNISIMPINNEQFINSITSSTGVLCGAGFETPAETLFLGKKLMVIPMEGQYEQHCNAAALKELGIPVMKKLKAKKVHKIEEWVQSGVVLQMDYPDETEGIVKRIIEKETGYDR
- a CDS encoding response regulator transcription factor, with amino-acid sequence MTDKSQHKILLVDDDKDILDLLKYNLQKEGYEVEVEKKSTKSIETATKFHPDLIVLDIMMPKVNGIEICRQLREIPDFKSTYIFFLTAKGDKILQTQALDTGGDDYIEKITGLRALTHKISTVLKNNLVIRKSIKEITYGDFRIERASNKVYFNNKVVELPRYEFELLYFFAQNPHKAITQDSLLNNIWGSDIYIFSKSVDTYISSIAKKLGKKFIAKVSENQYKFELS